The Bacillus cereus group sp. RP43 genome window below encodes:
- a CDS encoding tetratricopeptide repeat protein has translation MSVLVKGNEQLTSLLNDWYQSMLSQQVLKATNLKKEIDEKISKLSTELNQDCQDQNLLLYYSLLEFRYTVLTDSLSIQKNSFDTISDYDMPTDQFLRFYYHFFKAMHATFIANYTMAEEHYKQAEKIIVDIPDEVEHAEFYYRIATFYHHTYNMLTSIEYANKSKEIFSKHEGYEVKTAFCNSLLGGCCIYLKQYEQAEEYLNSAIDLLKKNKEEDSLLYVRSTIGWLYSDQNMSTLAIRHLSEVTAKMPTHFKAIFLEAKEHYKLGEQSAASQLIDKGLQICRGINNEEYTHHFSILNSLNKNIPLEELEKIIQEGIVYFEKEELWDYVVEYAELFATICRKLENHKKVSDYFHICYQARRKSIEKGALK, from the coding sequence ATGAGTGTATTAGTAAAAGGAAATGAGCAATTAACCTCTCTATTGAACGACTGGTACCAATCTATGTTATCTCAACAAGTTTTAAAAGCTACCAATCTAAAAAAGGAAATCGATGAAAAAATTAGTAAGTTAAGTACTGAGCTGAATCAAGATTGTCAGGATCAAAATTTGTTACTATATTACTCACTACTTGAGTTTCGTTACACAGTCTTAACAGATAGCCTTAGTATTCAAAAAAATAGTTTTGATACTATTAGCGATTATGATATGCCTACAGACCAATTTCTTCGCTTTTATTATCACTTTTTCAAAGCCATGCATGCCACTTTTATCGCAAATTATACTATGGCGGAGGAACATTATAAACAGGCAGAAAAGATAATAGTAGATATACCGGATGAAGTTGAACATGCTGAATTCTATTATAGAATCGCAACTTTTTATCACCATACTTATAACATGCTCACTTCAATTGAATACGCAAATAAATCAAAAGAAATCTTTTCGAAGCATGAAGGCTATGAAGTGAAAACAGCCTTTTGTAATAGCTTGCTAGGCGGCTGCTGTATCTATTTAAAGCAGTACGAACAAGCAGAAGAATATCTAAATTCTGCAATTGATTTACTTAAAAAGAATAAAGAAGAAGATTCCTTGTTATATGTAAGAAGTACAATAGGGTGGCTATATTCTGATCAAAACATGTCTACTTTAGCTATTCGTCATCTTTCAGAGGTAACAGCTAAAATGCCTACGCACTTTAAGGCTATCTTCCTAGAAGCTAAGGAACATTATAAATTAGGAGAACAATCGGCAGCCAGCCAACTCATTGATAAGGGATTACAGATCTGTAGGGGAATTAATAACGAGGAATATACGCATCACTTCTCTATTTTAAATAGCTTAAACAAAAATATTCCATTGGAAGAATTGGAAAAAATCATTCAAGAAGGAATTGTATACTTTGAGAAAGAAGAGTTATGGGATTATGTTGTGGAATATGCTGAATTATTTGCTACAATATGTAGAAAATTAGAAAACCACAAAAAGGTAAGTGACTATTTCCATATTTGTTATCAAGCTAGACGAAAATCCATCGAAAAAGGAGCGTTAAAATAA
- a CDS encoding helix-turn-helix domain-containing protein: MKAERIFEGTSEDGVWNKAIFKVKEGIYYYVSENSTVEITGHELIVNILEDVHQGDDHNLFAVKGDERGILQQLELDGFDYQDVEWNPLNLLDNEILSSTDAIEEWGIDASTLRKRINDFPKGSIRKIGTTYAVTRFRMRCVFGSNEK, encoded by the coding sequence ATGAAAGCAGAACGAATTTTTGAGGGTACTAGTGAAGATGGAGTATGGAATAAGGCTATATTCAAGGTGAAAGAAGGTATCTATTATTATGTGTCTGAGAATAGTACCGTTGAGATAACTGGCCATGAATTGATAGTAAACATATTAGAAGACGTACACCAGGGAGATGATCATAATTTATTTGCTGTAAAAGGGGATGAAAGAGGCATTTTACAGCAGTTAGAGCTGGATGGTTTTGATTATCAAGATGTCGAATGGAATCCCCTTAATCTTTTGGATAATGAAATTCTTAGTAGTACGGATGCAATAGAAGAATGGGGAATTGATGCATCAACATTACGTAAAAGAATTAATGATTTTCCAAAAGGTTCAATTCGTAAAATTGGAACGACATATGCTGTTACTCGATTTAGAATGCGCTGCGTCTTCGGTTCAAATGAGAAATAA
- a CDS encoding thermonuclease family protein: MKPWIKIACITSLVFQITACSSSTQTNDSRPAQTAQEAIQQNVEGKRNVDIPEAYRDKLNGLETGKGKVIHVKDGDTVDVKVNRKKQTVRLLLLDTPESVSRKIPPQKMGKEASSFLKKQIEGKDVTLVYDHGQKEDKYGRKLAYIFCEGIHVNELMVKLGYGIVAYITKPNITLLPQMFDAEKKAKSSKSGVWNIKGFVDEKKHHYNRNDAA; this comes from the coding sequence ATGAAACCATGGATTAAGATTGCTTGTATAACATCATTAGTCTTTCAAATTACAGCATGTAGCAGTTCAACACAAACAAATGATTCGAGACCTGCACAAACGGCCCAGGAAGCAATCCAGCAGAATGTAGAAGGCAAGAGGAATGTTGATATCCCGGAAGCATACAGGGACAAATTAAATGGATTAGAAACAGGTAAAGGAAAAGTAATACATGTAAAAGACGGAGATACAGTAGATGTGAAAGTAAACAGGAAGAAGCAGACGGTAAGGTTACTATTATTAGACACCCCTGAATCTGTTTCTCGAAAGATTCCGCCACAAAAGATGGGTAAAGAAGCATCTTCTTTTCTAAAGAAACAAATAGAAGGAAAAGATGTAACCCTGGTATATGATCATGGACAAAAAGAAGACAAGTATGGCAGAAAATTAGCGTATATATTTTGCGAGGGAATACATGTAAATGAATTAATGGTCAAATTAGGATACGGGATTGTAGCTTATATTACTAAACCGAACATTACGCTGCTTCCACAAATGTTTGATGCCGAAAAGAAAGCAAAATCATCTAAAAGTGGAGTGTGGAATATCAAAGGTTTTGTAGATGAAAAGAAACATCATTATAACCGAAATGATGCCGCTTAA
- a CDS encoding DUF6577 family protein yields the protein MREPEIKEKFANQRFTTKELFEFYNELEGDLKQTTFRWRVYHLKQQGVIKTVSRGVYEIGSEILFIPKLSKDAKRIFRKLKNEFPYVDFVIWETEWLNNFMVHQPNTMNIIVEVESALINDIFNFLYLNEKNVVLAPRDNTATNYMLKDGYSTIVSSLVLHKPTLQVEKFTVPKIEAIIVDLFIDEIILTSYQGQEKVNIIENLFNEYTIKRSTIKQYASKRGVLDKVLEFLNEETNIDF from the coding sequence ATGAGAGAACCTGAAATAAAAGAAAAATTTGCTAATCAAAGATTTACGACAAAAGAACTCTTTGAATTTTACAACGAGCTAGAAGGTGATTTAAAGCAAACAACATTTAGATGGAGAGTGTATCATCTAAAACAGCAAGGTGTAATCAAGACTGTTTCGCGAGGTGTTTATGAAATAGGTTCCGAAATTTTGTTTATACCAAAGCTGTCTAAGGATGCGAAGCGGATCTTTAGAAAGTTAAAAAACGAATTTCCTTATGTGGATTTTGTTATATGGGAAACAGAATGGCTTAATAATTTTATGGTTCATCAACCTAATACAATGAATATAATTGTTGAAGTAGAATCGGCGTTAATAAATGATATTTTCAACTTTTTATATTTAAACGAAAAAAATGTAGTATTAGCTCCACGAGATAATACAGCGACTAATTACATGCTAAAAGACGGGTATAGTACAATTGTTTCATCTCTAGTATTACACAAGCCAACTTTGCAAGTAGAAAAATTTACTGTTCCCAAGATAGAAGCCATTATTGTAGATTTATTCATCGATGAAATAATATTAACGTCATATCAAGGGCAAGAAAAAGTTAATATAATAGAAAACTTATTTAATGAATATACAATTAAGCGATCTACAATAAAACAATATGCTAGTAAACGTGGAGTACTGGATAAAGTTTTAGAATTTTTAAACGAAGAAACCAATATTGATTTTTAA
- a CDS encoding UPF0489 family protein: MFEHQTINSKDIYIVEHHHHVLEPWAIYRERNAAPILVTLDHHTDCHSAFLKHSARQIEGDSDEVNTHRVAFRKNCIDEINYNDLNTVRSAIGNLKHDEHIDAAIKSNIIERALVINYDAHKDDPMSFKESKRIEECYSTPAILARMRGEIFEVQAPEGYPESENSIYILDKKCWIGDQTEHPAPHNDDCKKPHYDQAIESIYLEDKLNTINEMIPGLIENNQFTQDYILDIDLDYFHTLKSIQPDNYDTIYNLIRNAKIITIATEPICVENLKYGNEQINSESLLDALLNHIEQALSPTTIVE, from the coding sequence ATGTTCGAGCATCAAACAATTAACAGTAAGGATATTTACATAGTTGAGCATCACCATCATGTACTTGAACCATGGGCTATTTATCGAGAAAGAAATGCAGCACCTATCCTAGTAACCCTTGATCATCATACAGATTGTCATTCCGCTTTCCTTAAGCATTCTGCTCGCCAAATCGAAGGAGATAGTGATGAAGTGAATACACATAGGGTGGCATTTAGAAAAAATTGTATAGATGAAATCAATTATAATGATTTGAATACTGTACGTTCTGCAATCGGGAACTTAAAGCATGACGAACATATTGATGCAGCTATTAAATCTAACATAATAGAAAGGGCTTTAGTAATAAACTATGATGCGCACAAGGATGATCCAATGTCATTTAAAGAGTCCAAAAGAATTGAAGAATGTTATTCTACTCCAGCAATTTTAGCTCGTATGCGTGGAGAGATTTTTGAAGTTCAAGCTCCTGAAGGTTACCCAGAGTCTGAAAATAGCATATACATTCTTGATAAAAAATGTTGGATTGGTGATCAAACTGAACATCCTGCCCCACATAATGATGACTGCAAAAAACCACACTACGACCAAGCAATAGAGTCGATTTACCTTGAAGATAAATTAAATACTATAAATGAGATGATACCTGGCCTAATAGAAAACAATCAATTTACTCAAGATTATATTCTTGATATTGATTTAGACTATTTCCATACGTTAAAGTCAATTCAGCCCGACAATTATGATACCATTTATAACCTAATTAGAAATGCCAAGATAATTACAATTGCCACAGAACCTATTTGTGTTGAGAATTTGAAATATGGGAATGAGCAAATTAATAGCGAATCATTATTAGATGCTTTATTAAATCACATAGAACAGGCATTAAGCCCAACAACTATAGTTGAATAA
- a CDS encoding metalloregulator ArsR/SmtB family transcription factor → MTTLQNKKEMNQIPEADVELLKIMAHPVRLQIVKELNHHRICNVTQLTDILKIPQSTVSQHLSKMRGKILRSERRGLEMYYHIENLKACQIVSVLGL, encoded by the coding sequence ATGACAACATTACAAAATAAAAAAGAAATGAACCAAATTCCAGAGGCAGACGTAGAATTATTAAAAATCATGGCACACCCAGTTAGATTACAAATTGTGAAGGAGTTAAATCATCATAGAATCTGTAATGTAACGCAATTGACAGATATATTAAAAATACCACAATCTACTGTTTCTCAGCATCTATCAAAAATGAGAGGAAAGATCCTACGTTCGGAAAGAAGAGGATTAGAAATGTACTATCATATTGAAAACCTTAAAGCGTGTCAGATTGTTAGTGTACTAGGTTTATAG
- a CDS encoding nucleotidyl transferase AbiEii/AbiGii toxin family protein: MIATRTFESEWITNLSKKFGSERGRGTRSNPELVEKVTKALHLLELLSQSELNFIFKGGTSLLLLLDNIHRFSIDIDIIVEKEKNEVTIQELEGVITELVEKSSVFNDWEESERKANDVPKSHYKLHYKSAVNESQPHYILLDVLFEKSHYEETTFRSIKCDFIEHEDPEVQVKMPTVECILGDKLTAFAPLTTGIPYMRNKELEIIKQLFDVENLFDEVGNLEIVKRTFSQFALQELSYRDKKELSVDNVLEDIFNTSLIICAQGSVCEGEFKNLQDGVTRIKDFIFSKQYMFRDAVISASKAAYLAQLLLKGKSTVERFNNSDMSDWKVAIPVNVRQSENDIWRIRNINTVKKSSPEAYFYIYKALELHNQQ, encoded by the coding sequence ATGATTGCAACTAGGACATTTGAAAGTGAATGGATTACGAATCTATCTAAAAAATTCGGAAGCGAAAGAGGAAGAGGGACTAGAAGTAATCCAGAGCTCGTAGAAAAAGTGACTAAAGCTTTACACTTATTAGAATTGTTAAGTCAAAGCGAACTAAACTTTATTTTTAAAGGTGGAACATCGCTACTTTTACTATTAGATAATATTCATAGATTTTCTATTGATATTGATATTATCGTTGAAAAGGAAAAGAATGAAGTAACTATACAAGAGTTAGAGGGAGTTATTACTGAATTAGTAGAAAAAAGCAGCGTCTTCAACGACTGGGAAGAAAGCGAAAGAAAAGCAAATGATGTTCCAAAGTCTCACTATAAGCTTCATTATAAATCAGCAGTAAATGAATCTCAGCCGCACTATATTCTTTTAGATGTTTTATTTGAAAAAAGCCATTATGAAGAAACTACTTTTAGAAGTATCAAGTGTGATTTCATTGAACATGAAGACCCGGAAGTTCAAGTTAAAATGCCTACCGTTGAATGTATACTAGGAGATAAATTAACAGCTTTTGCACCTTTAACGACTGGTATACCTTATATGAGAAATAAAGAATTAGAGATTATAAAGCAACTATTTGACGTTGAAAATCTCTTTGATGAAGTTGGAAATTTAGAAATAGTAAAACGCACATTTAGTCAATTTGCTCTACAAGAACTAAGTTATAGGGACAAAAAGGAATTGAGTGTAGATAATGTGTTAGAAGATATTTTTAACACATCTTTAATTATTTGTGCACAAGGTTCGGTTTGCGAAGGTGAGTTTAAAAACTTACAAGATGGTGTTACTCGTATTAAAGATTTTATCTTTAGTAAACAGTATATGTTCCGCGATGCTGTAATTAGTGCGTCGAAAGCTGCCTATTTAGCGCAGTTGCTTTTAAAAGGAAAATCGACTGTTGAGCGATTTAACAACAGTGATATGTCTGATTGGAAAGTTGCAATCCCGGTTAATGTGAGGCAAAGTGAAAATGATATTTGGCGTATAAGAAATATTAATACTGTGAAAAAAAGCTCTCCAGAAGCTTATTTCTATATCTATAAAGCGCTTGAGTTACATAATCAACAATAG